A stretch of Paracoccus sp. N5 DNA encodes these proteins:
- a CDS encoding ribbon-helix-helix domain-containing protein — MCQIFAGQDPERYESVTRRLRLNGQSTSIRLERAFWRILDDIAAREGVSTPAFISKLHAEVLERHGEARNFTSLLRCACTIHLGEEQTLSPHRIAAE, encoded by the coding sequence ATGTGCCAGATCTTTGCCGGGCAAGACCCGGAACGCTATGAATCCGTGACGCGGCGGCTGCGGCTGAACGGGCAATCGACCTCGATCCGGCTCGAGCGGGCCTTCTGGCGCATCCTCGACGACATCGCCGCGCGCGAAGGCGTCTCGACCCCGGCCTTCATCTCCAAGCTGCATGCCGAGGTGCTGGAACGCCATGGCGAGGCCCGGAACTTCACCTCGCTGCTGCGCTGCGCCTGCACCATCCACCTGGGCGAGGAGCAGACGCTGTCCCCCCATCGCATCGCCGCGGAATGA
- a CDS encoding VOC family protein: MAKYIHSMIRVLDEARSVDFYDRVFGLKVAQRLDFPDFTLVYLANGESETELELTINKDRTTPYDLGDGYGHIAFSVDDLDATHARLTAEGFAPRKLVDFAPGGAVIARFFFIADPDGYQIEVLQRGGRYL; the protein is encoded by the coding sequence GTGGCGAAATACATCCATTCCATGATCCGTGTCCTGGACGAGGCGCGCTCGGTCGATTTCTATGACCGGGTCTTCGGGCTGAAGGTCGCGCAGCGGCTGGATTTTCCCGATTTCACCCTGGTCTACCTGGCGAATGGCGAAAGCGAGACCGAGCTGGAGCTGACCATCAACAAGGACCGGACCACGCCCTATGACCTGGGCGACGGCTATGGCCATATCGCCTTTTCCGTCGACGATCTGGACGCGACGCATGCCCGGCTGACGGCCGAGGGCTTTGCGCCGCGCAAGCTGGTCGATTTCGCCCCGGGCGGCGCGGTCATCGCCCGCTTCTTCTTCATCGCGGATCCGGACGGATACCAGATCGAAGTGCTTCAGCGCGGAGGCCGCTACCTCTGA
- a CDS encoding GMC family oxidoreductase: protein MAQAGKFDLNDDSVVVIVGTGAGGGVLANELAQKGVKVVALEAGGRYLPEDYINDEWDSFGQLAWTDPRTTSGDWRVAKDFSGLPAWIVKAVGGTSIHWAGASLRFQEHEWKALSTYGKVEGANLLDWPIDAAEMAPWYDKAEAKLGVAGVGGRPRLPGNNNYHVLEKGAKALGYKEVHTGNMAINSVDYDDRMSCQQTGFCFQGCKWGAKWSAAYTDIPRGEATGNLEVRDHAHVARILHNDKGRVTGVEYFDKDGNLQMQKARLVCVAGNSFESPRLLLNSASSMFPDGLANSSGQVGRNYMRHTTGSVYGIFEKPVRMWRGTTMAGIVRDEARHDPSRGFVGGYELETLSLGLPFMAAFLDPGAWGREFTTALDSYENMAGMWIVGEDMPQADNRVTLSETRDKFGLAVANVNFSDHPNDVAMRNHAYKVGEAIYRNVGATRTLPTPPYPSTHNLGTNRMSEKPEDGVVNKFGQSHDIANLYVSDGSQFTTGAAENPTLTIVALAIRQADHLAREMSAGNI from the coding sequence ATGGCACAGGCAGGCAAATTCGATCTGAACGACGACAGCGTCGTGGTCATCGTCGGCACCGGAGCGGGCGGCGGGGTGCTGGCCAACGAACTGGCGCAGAAGGGCGTCAAGGTCGTGGCCCTGGAAGCGGGCGGGCGCTATCTGCCCGAGGATTACATCAACGACGAATGGGACAGCTTCGGCCAGCTGGCCTGGACCGACCCGCGCACCACCAGCGGCGACTGGCGCGTGGCCAAGGACTTTTCCGGCCTGCCGGCCTGGATCGTCAAGGCGGTGGGCGGCACCTCGATCCATTGGGCGGGCGCCAGCCTGCGCTTTCAGGAGCACGAGTGGAAGGCGCTGTCGACCTATGGCAAGGTCGAGGGCGCGAACCTGCTGGACTGGCCGATCGACGCGGCCGAGATGGCGCCCTGGTATGACAAGGCCGAGGCCAAGCTGGGCGTTGCCGGCGTCGGCGGGCGGCCGCGGCTGCCGGGGAACAACAACTATCATGTGCTGGAAAAGGGCGCCAAGGCGCTGGGCTACAAGGAAGTCCATACCGGCAACATGGCGATCAACAGCGTCGATTATGACGACCGCATGTCCTGCCAGCAGACCGGCTTCTGCTTCCAGGGTTGCAAATGGGGCGCCAAGTGGTCCGCCGCCTATACCGACATTCCGCGCGGCGAGGCGACCGGCAATCTCGAGGTGCGCGACCACGCCCATGTCGCCCGCATCCTGCACAATGACAAGGGCCGGGTGACCGGGGTCGAATATTTCGACAAGGACGGCAATCTGCAGATGCAGAAGGCGCGGCTGGTCTGCGTCGCCGGCAACAGCTTCGAAAGCCCGCGGTTGCTGCTCAATTCGGCCAGCAGCATGTTCCCGGACGGGCTTGCCAACAGCTCGGGGCAGGTGGGGCGGAACTACATGCGCCACACCACCGGCTCGGTCTATGGCATCTTCGAAAAGCCGGTCAGGATGTGGCGCGGCACCACCATGGCCGGGATCGTGCGCGACGAGGCGCGCCACGACCCCTCGCGCGGCTTCGTCGGCGGCTATGAGCTCGAGACGCTGAGCCTGGGCCTGCCCTTCATGGCGGCCTTCCTGGACCCCGGCGCCTGGGGGCGCGAATTCACCACGGCGCTGGACAGCTATGAGAACATGGCCGGCATGTGGATCGTGGGCGAGGACATGCCGCAGGCCGACAACCGCGTCACCCTGTCCGAGACCAGGGACAAGTTCGGCCTGGCCGTGGCGAACGTCAATTTCAGCGACCACCCGAACGACGTCGCCATGCGCAACCACGCCTACAAGGTCGGCGAGGCGATCTACAGGAATGTCGGCGCGACCCGCACGCTGCCGACGCCGCCCTATCCCTCGACCCACAACCTGGGCACCAACCGCATGTCGGAAAAGCCCGAGGACGGCGTGGTGAACAAGTTCGGGCAAAGCCACGACATCGCCAATCTCTATGTCTCGGACGGCAGCCAGTTCACCACCGGCGCGGCGGAAAACCCGACGCTGACCATCGTGGCGCTGGCGATCCGGCAGGCGGACCACCTGGCGCGGGAAATGTCGGCCGGCAATATCTGA
- a CDS encoding VOC family protein, producing the protein MIDHIGIAVSDMTRARAFYDAALAVLGIGVEMEVTEAMTGGHGAHLGYGRGGKPDFWIGSGKPAHGGTHVAFAAPDRAAVDAFYHAAMAAGGRDNGAPGPRPEYHPGYYGAFVLDPDGNNIEAVHHGDAP; encoded by the coding sequence ATGATCGACCATATCGGAATTGCGGTGTCGGACATGACGCGCGCGCGTGCCTTCTATGATGCGGCGCTGGCGGTGCTGGGGATCGGCGTCGAGATGGAGGTGACCGAGGCGATGACCGGCGGCCATGGCGCGCATCTGGGCTATGGCCGGGGCGGCAAGCCGGATTTCTGGATCGGCTCGGGCAAGCCTGCCCATGGCGGCACGCATGTCGCCTTTGCCGCCCCGGACCGTGCGGCGGTGGATGCCTTCTATCATGCCGCCATGGCGGCGGGCGGGCGCGACAACGGGGCCCCGGGGCCGCGGCCCGAATACCACCCCGGCTATTACGGCGCTTTCGTCCTGGACCCCGACGGCAACAATATCGAGGCCGTGCATCACGGAGACGCGCCATGA
- a CDS encoding GFA family protein: MTTYHGACFCGSVRFEAEGDLAQGTMRCNCRFCRKMRYWEMRLPDPAGFRITHGAELLAETPRHDEDGVDMHHTFCSRCGTRLWTEGNIPEMGGHFIAVCVSALEDVPEAELIAAPIHYADGAHDNWWNPAPETRHL; encoded by the coding sequence ATGACCACCTATCACGGCGCCTGCTTCTGCGGCTCGGTCCGCTTCGAGGCCGAGGGCGACCTGGCGCAGGGCACCATGCGCTGCAACTGCCGCTTCTGCCGCAAGATGCGCTATTGGGAGATGCGGCTGCCCGACCCGGCCGGCTTTCGCATCACCCACGGCGCCGAACTGCTGGCCGAGACCCCGCGCCATGACGAGGACGGCGTGGACATGCACCACACCTTCTGTTCGCGCTGCGGCACGCGGCTGTGGACCGAGGGCAATATCCCCGAGATGGGCGGCCATTTCATCGCCGTCTGCGTCAGCGCGCTGGAGGATGTGCCCGAGGCCGAGCTGATCGCCGCCCCGATCCATTACGCGGACGGCGCGCATGACAATTGGTGGAACCCGGCGCCCGAGACCCGGCACCTTTAG
- a CDS encoding ABC transporter ATP-binding protein, which yields MFSWFESRLDPYPADPPRMPPSGLWRFILHFSRGAEGYMLGMAGCSALIAVAEVVLFGYLGELVNRLSGADRAGFWAAEGGRLILMGAILVVALPVLQVLFSLLMHQTLMGNFPQRIRWQAHRYLLRQSMSYFQDEFAGRIATKLMQTALAVREVAMKFMDVLVYVGVYFIGALILAASTDGWLALPFAGWGLLYGLLLWWLIPRIGRISEAQADARAVMTGRVVDSYTNISTVKLFSHSSREEAYVRDSMDGFLKTVHGQMRLASIQNILLSSLNSGLTFAVTALGLWLWVGGKIEVGAVAVAIPLALRLGNMSHWIMWEFAGLFENIGTVRDGIGSLSLPRMVTDMRGARPLAVPEGRVQFDHVTFRYGAGDRAEPRDGLRGAVLDDLTLDIAPGERIGLVGRSGAGKSTLVNLLLRFHDLEAGRILIDGQDIAQVTQESLRAAIGVVTQDTSLLHRSIRDNIAYGRPDAPEAEIRRAAALAEAGFIDTLTDSQGRQGLDAHVGERGVKLSGGQRQRIAIARVLLKDAPILVLDEATSALDSEVEAAIQGQLDMLMQGKTVIAIAHRLSTIARMDRLVVMEQGRIVEQGTHDQLLAQGGIYAGLWARQSGGFLKAE from the coding sequence ATGTTCAGCTGGTTCGAAAGCCGGCTCGATCCCTATCCGGCCGACCCGCCGCGCATGCCGCCCAGCGGGCTGTGGCGCTTCATCCTGCATTTCTCGCGCGGGGCCGAGGGCTATATGCTGGGCATGGCCGGCTGCTCGGCGCTGATCGCGGTCGCCGAGGTGGTGCTGTTCGGCTATCTGGGCGAGCTGGTGAACCGGCTGTCCGGCGCCGACCGCGCCGGCTTCTGGGCGGCCGAGGGCGGGCGGCTGATCCTGATGGGCGCCATCCTGGTCGTGGCGCTGCCGGTCCTGCAGGTGCTGTTCTCGCTGCTGATGCACCAGACGCTGATGGGGAATTTCCCGCAGCGCATCCGCTGGCAGGCGCATCGCTATCTGCTGCGGCAGTCGATGAGCTATTTCCAGGACGAATTCGCCGGCCGCATCGCCACCAAGCTGATGCAGACCGCGCTTGCGGTGCGCGAGGTGGCGATGAAGTTCATGGACGTGCTGGTCTATGTCGGGGTCTATTTCATCGGCGCGCTGATCCTGGCCGCCTCGACCGACGGCTGGCTGGCGCTGCCCTTTGCCGGCTGGGGCCTGCTTTACGGGCTGCTCTTGTGGTGGCTGATCCCGCGCATCGGCCGGATTTCCGAGGCGCAGGCCGATGCCCGCGCGGTGATGACCGGCCGCGTCGTCGACAGCTATACCAATATCTCGACCGTGAAGCTGTTCTCGCACAGCTCGCGCGAAGAGGCCTATGTGCGCGACAGCATGGACGGGTTCCTGAAGACCGTGCATGGCCAGATGCGGCTGGCCTCGATCCAGAACATCCTGCTTTCGTCGCTGAACTCGGGGCTGACCTTCGCAGTCACGGCGCTGGGGCTGTGGCTGTGGGTCGGCGGCAAGATCGAGGTCGGCGCGGTCGCGGTGGCCATTCCGCTGGCGCTGCGGCTGGGCAATATGTCGCATTGGATCATGTGGGAATTCGCCGGGCTGTTCGAGAATATCGGCACGGTGCGCGACGGCATCGGCTCGCTGTCCTTGCCGCGCATGGTGACGGACATGCGCGGCGCCCGGCCGCTGGCGGTGCCCGAGGGGCGGGTGCAGTTCGACCATGTCACCTTCCGCTATGGCGCCGGCGACCGGGCCGAGCCGCGCGACGGGCTGCGCGGCGCGGTGCTGGACGACCTGACGCTGGACATCGCCCCGGGCGAGCGCATCGGCCTGGTCGGGCGCTCGGGCGCCGGCAAGTCGACGCTGGTGAACCTGCTGCTGCGCTTCCACGATCTGGAGGCCGGGCGCATCCTGATCGACGGGCAGGACATTGCCCAGGTCACGCAGGAGAGCCTGCGCGCGGCCATCGGGGTGGTGACGCAGGACACTTCGCTGCTGCACCGCTCGATCCGCGACAATATCGCTTATGGCCGCCCCGATGCCCCGGAGGCCGAGATCCGGCGCGCCGCCGCACTGGCCGAGGCCGGCTTCATCGACACGCTGACCGATTCGCAGGGCCGGCAGGGGCTCGACGCCCATGTCGGCGAGCGTGGGGTGAAGCTTTCGGGCGGCCAGCGCCAGCGCATCGCCATCGCCCGCGTGCTGCTGAAGGACGCGCCGATCCTGGTGCTGGACGAGGCGACCAGCGCGCTGGACAGCGAGGTCGAGGCGGCGATCCAGGGCCAGCTCGACATGCTGATGCAGGGCAAGACGGTGATCGCCATCGCGCACCGGCTGTCCACCATCGCCCGCATGGACCGGCTGGTGGTGATGGAGCAGGGCCGCATCGTCGAGCAGGGCACGCATGATCAGCTGCTGGCGCAGGGCGGCATCTATGCCGGGCTCTGGGCGCGGCAGTCGGGCGGTTTCCTGAAGGCCGAGTGA
- the secE gene encoding preprotein translocase subunit SecE: MANPVQFISQVRAEVGKITWPTRREVITTTVMVFIMATLASVFFFLVDLAIKTGLSGLIHFVGS, encoded by the coding sequence ATGGCCAACCCCGTCCAGTTCATCAGCCAGGTCCGCGCCGAAGTCGGCAAGATCACCTGGCCCACGCGGCGCGAAGTCATCACCACCACGGTGATGGTCTTCATCATGGCGACCTTGGCCTCGGTCTTCTTCTTCCTCGTCGACCTCGCGATCAAGACCGGCCTGTCGGGGCTGATCCACTTCGTCGGCAGCTGA
- the nusG gene encoding transcription termination/antitermination protein NusG gives MAKRWYSVSVLSNFEKKVAEAIRQAVAEKGLEDEIDEVLVPTEEVIEIRRGKKVTSERRFMPGYVLVRMELSDKTYHLVNSINRVTGFLGAQGKPMPMRDDEVNAILHRTGEGGAEVAPRNLIRFDVGEKVNVTDGPFEGFSGMVEEVDEVSSRIKVTVSIFGRPTPVELEFTQVAKTA, from the coding sequence ATGGCAAAGCGTTGGTATTCGGTCAGCGTCCTGTCGAACTTTGAAAAGAAGGTCGCCGAGGCGATTCGCCAGGCCGTCGCCGAGAAGGGTCTCGAGGACGAGATCGACGAGGTTCTGGTCCCGACCGAGGAAGTGATCGAGATCCGCCGTGGCAAGAAGGTCACGTCCGAGCGCCGCTTCATGCCCGGCTATGTGCTGGTGCGCATGGAACTGTCGGACAAGACCTATCACCTGGTGAACTCGATCAACCGCGTCACCGGCTTCCTGGGTGCCCAGGGCAAGCCGATGCCGATGCGCGACGACGAGGTGAACGCGATCCTGCATCGCACCGGCGAGGGCGGGGCCGAGGTGGCGCCGCGCAATCTGATCCGCTTCGACGTGGGCGAGAAGGTGAATGTGACCGACGGGCCCTTCGAGGGCTTCTCGGGCATGGTCGAGGAGGTGGATGAGGTCTCGAGCCGCATCAAGGTCACCGTCTCGATCTTCGGCCGGCCGACGCCGGTCGAGCTGGAATTCACGCAGGTCGCCAAGACCGCGTGA
- the rplK gene encoding 50S ribosomal protein L11: MAKKVVGSLKLQIKAGQANPSPPVGPALGQRGINIMEFCKAFNARTQEMEQGSPVPVVITYYADKSFTFETKTPPASFLLKKAAGLKPVGKRNRAKGSEKPGRATAGTVTAKQVREIAEAKMKDLSANDVEAAMQIILGSARSIGIEVKG, translated from the coding sequence ATGGCCAAGAAAGTCGTCGGCAGCCTGAAGCTGCAAATCAAGGCCGGTCAGGCCAACCCGTCCCCGCCCGTCGGCCCGGCCCTGGGTCAGCGCGGCATCAACATCATGGAATTCTGCAAGGCGTTCAATGCCCGCACGCAGGAAATGGAACAGGGCTCGCCCGTTCCGGTCGTGATCACCTATTACGCCGACAAGTCGTTCACCTTCGAGACCAAGACGCCGCCCGCGTCCTTCCTGCTGAAAAAGGCCGCCGGCCTGAAGCCGGTCGGCAAGCGCAACCGCGCCAAGGGTTCGGAAAAGCCCGGTCGTGCGACCGCCGGCACCGTGACCGCCAAGCAGGTGCGCGAGATCGCCGAAGCCAAGATGAAGGACCTGTCCGCGAACGACGTCGAAGCCGCGATGCAGATCATCCTCGGCTCGGCGCGTTCCATCGGCATCGAGGTGAAAGGCTGA
- the rplA gene encoding 50S ribosomal protein L1, translating into MAKISKNKAAARAAFEGKANLTVEDAVALVKANTKAKFDETVEIAMNLGVDPRHADQMVRGVVTLPNGTGKHVRVAVFARGPKADEAKAAGAEIVGAEDLLETIQSGKIEFDRCIATPDMMPLVGRLGKILGPRNLMPNPKVGTVTMDVKAAVEAAKGGEVQFKAEKAGVVHAGVGKASFDAAKLAENIRAFVDAVNRAKPSGAKGTYVKKVSISSTMGPGVSLDLASTASQ; encoded by the coding sequence ATGGCTAAGATTTCCAAGAACAAAGCCGCCGCCCGCGCCGCCTTCGAAGGCAAAGCCAACCTGACGGTGGAAGACGCCGTTGCGCTGGTGAAAGCCAACACCAAGGCGAAATTCGACGAGACCGTCGAGATCGCGATGAACCTGGGCGTCGATCCGCGCCACGCCGACCAGATGGTCCGCGGCGTCGTGACCCTGCCCAACGGCACCGGCAAGCATGTCCGCGTCGCCGTCTTCGCCCGTGGCCCCAAGGCCGACGAAGCCAAGGCCGCCGGCGCCGAGATCGTCGGTGCGGAAGACCTGCTGGAGACCATCCAGTCGGGCAAGATCGAATTCGATCGCTGCATCGCCACCCCGGACATGATGCCGCTGGTCGGCCGTCTGGGCAAGATCCTGGGCCCGCGCAACCTGATGCCGAACCCCAAGGTCGGCACCGTGACCATGGACGTGAAAGCGGCCGTGGAAGCGGCCAAGGGCGGTGAGGTCCAGTTCAAGGCCGAGAAGGCGGGCGTGGTCCACGCCGGCGTCGGCAAGGCCTCGTTCGACGCCGCCAAGCTGGCCGAGAACATCCGCGCCTTCGTCGATGCGGTGAACCGCGCGAAGCCCTCGGGCGCGAAAGGCACCTATGTGAAGAAGGTCTCGATCAGCTCGACCATGGGTCCGGGCGTGTCGCTGGACCTGGCTTCGACCGCTTCGCAGTAA
- the rplJ gene encoding 50S ribosomal protein L10, translated as MDRAQKEAVVEELGQIFEASGVVVVARYEGMTVAEMQDLRAQMREAGGSVRVAKNRLAKIALDGKPCASIADYLTGMTVLAFSDDPVAAAKVADKYAKGNDKFVILGGAMGDTALDPAGVKAVAQMPSREELIASIVSCIGAPAANIAGAIGAPASNIAGILSTLEEREAA; from the coding sequence GTGGATAGAGCGCAAAAAGAAGCGGTGGTCGAGGAACTCGGCCAGATCTTTGAAGCCTCTGGCGTCGTGGTGGTTGCCCGCTACGAGGGGATGACGGTTGCCGAAATGCAGGACCTGCGCGCGCAGATGCGCGAAGCTGGCGGGTCCGTCCGCGTTGCCAAGAACAGGCTCGCCAAGATCGCCCTAGATGGAAAGCCTTGCGCCAGCATCGCCGACTATCTGACGGGCATGACCGTGCTCGCCTTTTCCGACGACCCCGTGGCTGCTGCCAAGGTCGCGGACAAATACGCCAAGGGGAACGACAAGTTCGTGATCCTGGGCGGTGCGATGGGCGACACGGCGCTTGACCCGGCCGGTGTGAAAGCCGTGGCCCAGATGCCGTCGCGCGAGGAGCTTATCGCTTCGATCGTGTCCTGCATCGGTGCCCCTGCTGCGAACATCGCGGGCGCGATCGGCGCACCTGCTTCCAACATCGCGGGCATCCTCTCGACTCTGGAAGAGCGCGAGGCCGCCTGA
- the rplL gene encoding 50S ribosomal protein L7/L12 encodes MADLKKLAEEIVGLTLLEAQELKTILKDEYGIEPAAGGAVMVAGPAAGPAEAAEEKTEFDVVLVDAGANKINVIKEVRGITGLGLKEAKDLVEAGGKVKEGASKADAEEMKKKLEAAGAKVELK; translated from the coding sequence ATGGCTGACCTGAAAAAACTCGCCGAAGAAATCGTGGGCCTGACCCTGCTGGAAGCCCAGGAACTGAAGACCATCCTGAAAGACGAATACGGCATCGAGCCGGCCGCCGGTGGCGCCGTCATGGTTGCCGGCCCGGCCGCTGGCCCGGCTGAAGCCGCCGAAGAGAAAACCGAATTCGACGTCGTCCTGGTCGACGCCGGCGCGAACAAGATCAACGTGATCAAGGAAGTGCGCGGCATCACCGGTCTGGGCCTGAAAGAAGCCAAGGACCTGGTCGAAGCCGGCGGCAAGGTGAAAGAAGGCGCTTCGAAAGCCGACGCCGAAGAAATGAAGAAAAAGCTCGAAGCGGCTGGCGCCAAGGTCGAGCTGAAGTAA